A genome region from Gossypium hirsutum isolate 1008001.06 chromosome A04, Gossypium_hirsutum_v2.1, whole genome shotgun sequence includes the following:
- the LOC107930148 gene encoding BAHD acyltransferase DCR yields MPSSPSFTLVSRCTVSPDQKSDIKTLKLSVSDIPMLSCQYIQKGVLLTSPPYSFDDLVCFLKQSLSTTLSYFPPLAGRLTTDPDGHVHINCNDAGIDFLVVKSPNISIHNVLVPGDVSDCVKQFFTFDKTLSYSGHFKPLAAVQVTELADGVFIGCIVNHAVTDGTSFWHFFNTFAEITKGALKISKSPDFGRNTVFNSQAVLKFPPGGPTVTFAGDEPLRERILHFSREAILKLKYRANYGCLLTKQTNSEVLGKLCNDSWKSVNVETNGKVRNSNDEISSFQSLCAQLWRSVTRARKLEPTKTTTFRMAVNCRHRLDPKLEPYYFGNAIQSIPTFASAGELLGKDLSWAADILHKNVVAHNNDTVRKGVADWEKQPRLFPLGNADGASITMGSSPRFPMYNNDFGWGRPLAVRSGRANKFDGKISAFPGRDGNGSVDLEVVLAPDTMLGVENDPEIMQYVSEFL; encoded by the coding sequence ATGCCTTCTTCGCCTTCTTTTACTCTTGTGTCTAGATGCACGGTTTCCCCAGACCAAAAATCTGACATCAAAACCTTAAAGCTTTCGGTTTCTGACATCCCTATGCTTTCATGTCAGTACATTCAAAAAGGGGTTTTGCTCACTTCTCCTCCTTATTCGTTCGACGACCTCGTGTGCTTCCTTAAACAATCCCTGTCCACTACTCTCTCCTACTTCCCTCCTTTGGCTGGTCGTCTCACCACTGACCCCGACGGTCACGTCCACATCAACTGCAACGATGCCGGCATTGACTTCCTCGTTGTGAAATCCCCCAATATTTCCATTCACAACGTTTTGGTCCCTGGCGATGTCTCCGATTGTGTCAAACAGTTTTTCACATTCGACAAGACACTTAGTTACTCAGGCCACTTCAAGCCCTTAGCTGCAGTTCAAGTAACCGAGTTGGCCGACGGGGTCTTTATTGGGTGTATAGTGAACCACGCTGTGACCGATGGGACTTCATTCTGGCACTTTTTCAACACCTTCGCTGAGATCACCAAAGGGGCTTTAAAAATATCGAAATCTCCCGATTTTGGTCGGAACACCGTGTTTAATTCCCAAGCCGTGCTTAAATTCCCTCCCGGAGGACCCACTGTTACTTTCGCCGGCGACGAGCCGTTGAGGGAAAGGATTCTTCATTTCAGCAGAGAAGcgattttaaaacttaaatacaGAGCTAATTACGGTTGTTTATTAACTAAACAAACGAATTCCGAAGTCTTAGGCAAGCTCTGTAACGACAGTTGGAAATCCGTTAACGTGGAAACTAACGGTAAAGTGAGAAACAGTAATGATGAGATTTCGTCCTTTCAATCACTCTGTGCTCAGCTTTGGAGGTCGGTGACCCGGGCCAGGAAATTGGAGCCAACCAAAACGACGACGTTTAGGATGGCGGTGAATTGCCGCCACAGGTTGGACCCAAAGCTGGAGCCGTACTACTTCGGAAACGCTATTCAGAGTATTCCGACTTTCGCCTCAGCAGGTGAGTTGCTTGGAAAGGACTTGAGCTGGGCCGCCGATATACTGCATAAAAACGTGGTGGCGCATAACAATGATACGGTGCGGAAAGGTGTAGCGGATTGGGAGAAGCAGCCGAGGTTGTTCCCATTGGGTAACGCTGACGGTGCATCAATCACCATGGGGAGCTCTCCCAGATTCCCAATGTACAATAATGATTTTGGGTGGGGGCGACCTTTGGCGGTGAGGAGTGGTAGGGCCAACAAGTTTGATGGGAAGATCTCAGCCTTTCCTGGGAGAGATGGGAACGGGAGCGTTGATTTGGAGGTTGTTTTGGCCCCTGACACCATGTTGGGGGTTGAGAATGACCCTGAGATTATGCAGTACGTATCCGAATTCCTGTGA
- the LOC107930129 gene encoding serine/threonine-protein phosphatase 4 regulatory subunit 3 isoform X1: protein MGLFGIRKVFRTGDREASMGAQEKSQGNSNSLQRVKVYRLNEDGKWDDQGTGHVSVDYLERSEELALYVFDQEDNETLLVHRICPDDIYRKQEGTRSVTCNEIYISVLSTTVTESGIADQMRLTVLILNDQDFFQKLVELFRICEDLENMDGLHMIFKIVKGIILLNSAQIFEKIFGDELIRDIIGSLECNYITICLQIYYQGLLVD, encoded by the exons ATGGGATTATTTGGGATTCGAAAAGTTTTTAGAACCGGAGACCGAGAAGCTTCGATGGGCGCTCAAGAGAAATCCCAAGGCAACTCCAATTCACTGCAG AGAGTTAAGGTCTATCGTTTGAATGAGGATGGTAAATGGGATGATCAAGGAACTGGGCATGTCTCTGTTGATTATTTGGAG AGATCAGAAGAGCTGGCTTTGTATGTTTTTGATCAAGAGGACAACGAGACATTGCTTGTGCACCGTATCTGCCCTGATGACATTTATAGAAAACAAGAAG GGACCAGATCTGTAACGTGCAACGAAATATACATTTCAGTTCTCTCAACA ACTGTGACTGAGAGTGGCATTGCTGATCAGATGCGGCTGACAGTACTAATATTGAATGAT CAAGATTTCTTCCAGAAGCTGGTGGAGCTATTCAGAATTTGTGAAGACTTGGAAAATATGGATGGTCTTCACATGATATTTAAAATAGTCAAGGGGATAA TTTTGCTCAATAGTGctcaaatttttgagaaaatatttggaGACGAATTGATCAGGGATATTATTGGTTCTCTTGAATGTAACTATATCACTATTTGTTTACAGATATATTATCAGGGACTGTtggtggattga
- the LOC107930129 gene encoding serine/threonine-protein phosphatase 4 regulatory subunit 3 isoform X3: MGLFGIRKVFRTGDREASMGAQEKSQGNSNSLQRVKVYRLNEDGKWDDQGTGHVSVDYLERSEELALYVFDQEDNETLLVHRICPDDIYRKQEGTRSVTCNEIYISVLSTTVTESGIADQMRLTVLILNDQDFFQKLVELFRICEDLENMDGLHMIFKIVKGINILSGTVGGLN, from the exons ATGGGATTATTTGGGATTCGAAAAGTTTTTAGAACCGGAGACCGAGAAGCTTCGATGGGCGCTCAAGAGAAATCCCAAGGCAACTCCAATTCACTGCAG AGAGTTAAGGTCTATCGTTTGAATGAGGATGGTAAATGGGATGATCAAGGAACTGGGCATGTCTCTGTTGATTATTTGGAG AGATCAGAAGAGCTGGCTTTGTATGTTTTTGATCAAGAGGACAACGAGACATTGCTTGTGCACCGTATCTGCCCTGATGACATTTATAGAAAACAAGAAG GGACCAGATCTGTAACGTGCAACGAAATATACATTTCAGTTCTCTCAACA ACTGTGACTGAGAGTGGCATTGCTGATCAGATGCGGCTGACAGTACTAATATTGAATGAT CAAGATTTCTTCCAGAAGCTGGTGGAGCTATTCAGAATTTGTGAAGACTTGGAAAATATGGATGGTCTTCACATGATATTTAAAATAGTCAAGGGGATAA ATATATTATCAGGGACTGTtggtggattgaattga
- the LOC107930129 gene encoding serine/threonine-protein phosphatase 4 regulatory subunit 3 isoform X4: MGLFGIRKVFRTGDREASMGAQEKSQGNSNSLQRVKVYRLNEDGKWDDQGTGHVSVDYLERSEELALYVFDQEDNETLLVHRICPDDIYRKQEGTRSVTCNEIYISVLSTTVTESGIADQMRLTVLILNDTC, translated from the exons ATGGGATTATTTGGGATTCGAAAAGTTTTTAGAACCGGAGACCGAGAAGCTTCGATGGGCGCTCAAGAGAAATCCCAAGGCAACTCCAATTCACTGCAG AGAGTTAAGGTCTATCGTTTGAATGAGGATGGTAAATGGGATGATCAAGGAACTGGGCATGTCTCTGTTGATTATTTGGAG AGATCAGAAGAGCTGGCTTTGTATGTTTTTGATCAAGAGGACAACGAGACATTGCTTGTGCACCGTATCTGCCCTGATGACATTTATAGAAAACAAGAAG GGACCAGATCTGTAACGTGCAACGAAATATACATTTCAGTTCTCTCAACA ACTGTGACTGAGAGTGGCATTGCTGATCAGATGCGGCTGACAGTACTAATATTGAATGAT ACGTGCTAA
- the LOC107930129 gene encoding serine/threonine-protein phosphatase 4 regulatory subunit 3 isoform X2, translating to MGLFGIRKVFRTGDREASMGAQEKSQGNSNSLQRSEELALYVFDQEDNETLLVHRICPDDIYRKQEGTRSVTCNEIYISVLSTTVTESGIADQMRLTVLILNDQDFFQKLVELFRICEDLENMDGLHMIFKIVKGIILLNSAQIFEKIFGDELIRDIIGSLECNYITICLQIYYQGLLVD from the exons ATGGGATTATTTGGGATTCGAAAAGTTTTTAGAACCGGAGACCGAGAAGCTTCGATGGGCGCTCAAGAGAAATCCCAAGGCAACTCCAATTCACTGCAG AGATCAGAAGAGCTGGCTTTGTATGTTTTTGATCAAGAGGACAACGAGACATTGCTTGTGCACCGTATCTGCCCTGATGACATTTATAGAAAACAAGAAG GGACCAGATCTGTAACGTGCAACGAAATATACATTTCAGTTCTCTCAACA ACTGTGACTGAGAGTGGCATTGCTGATCAGATGCGGCTGACAGTACTAATATTGAATGAT CAAGATTTCTTCCAGAAGCTGGTGGAGCTATTCAGAATTTGTGAAGACTTGGAAAATATGGATGGTCTTCACATGATATTTAAAATAGTCAAGGGGATAA TTTTGCTCAATAGTGctcaaatttttgagaaaatatttggaGACGAATTGATCAGGGATATTATTGGTTCTCTTGAATGTAACTATATCACTATTTGTTTACAGATATATTATCAGGGACTGTtggtggattga